In Magnetococcales bacterium, the genomic stretch CGACCTCCCGGCGATGGACGACGACGATTTGCGACGGGGCCGGCCAACCTGTCACAAACAATTCGACGAGGCTACCGCCATCCTGGCGGGAGACGCCCTGTTGACTCATGCGTTCGATCTGGCGAGCCGTCCCATTGCCGGGGTGGCGCCGGAAGTCATCCTCGCCACCGTGCGCCAGTTGTCCCTGGATGCCGGAATCTTCGGCATGGTCGGTGGACAAATGCTTGATCTTCTTGCGGAAAACCGCAGTGTCGAACTGGAGGAACTGCGTCTGATCCACCGTATGAAAACCGGCGCCTTGATTCGCTGTTCCTGTGAAAGCGGCGGACGGTTGGGGGGTGGGACTCCCGAACAGATCGATGCCTTGAAAAATTATGGTGCCGCCATCGGTCTGGCGTTTCAGATCACCGACGATCTTCTCGATGTCACCGGTGACAGTCAGGTCATGGGCAAGGCAACAGGAAAGGACCAGGCCAACGCAAAATCGACCTATCCCGCGCTTATGGGTATCGAAGGGGCGGAAAGACTTGCGCGGGAACAGATCGACCTCGCCCTGGCCAGCCTGGAATCGTTTGCCAGGACGGCGGATCCTTTGCGCGAACTGGCGCTCTACATCATCAA encodes the following:
- a CDS encoding polyprenyl synthetase family protein encodes the protein MDLNHYLEINRSQVDRALDRFLPGVDESPQRLNQAIRHSLMGGGKRLRPILILACADAVGNHRERLLAFACGMECLHTYSLIHDDLPAMDDDDLRRGRPTCHKQFDEATAILAGDALLTHAFDLASRPIAGVAPEVILATVRQLSLDAGIFGMVGGQMLDLLAENRSVELEELRLIHRMKTGALIRCSCESGGRLGGGTPEQIDALKNYGAAIGLAFQITDDLLDVTGDSQVMGKATGKDQANAKSTYPALMGIEGAERLAREQIDLALASLESFARTADPLRELALYIIKRTH